The window ATCGGTATGCTCCTGCGGGTTGGCGGCCAGCCGGCCGATCAGCAGAAAGAATTTGTCGCCGCCCTTGGTGTCGCCATGGAAATGCGCCGCCAGTTGCTGGCCCGCCCACACCCCCACTTCGCCCCTCGTGCCACCACCCCACACCGTGCTGTTGGCCGCCTCGTCAAGCGCGGTACACAGCGAATAACTCGCCGCCACCGCGTGCTCGTGCCTGATCTGCGCGTCGTTGCACAAAGACTGGAAGGTGGTGACCTCGCGTTCCAGCAGGCGGTGAAACACCGTCACGCCATGCGGCTCGAGTTCGGCCGGCATGTCGGCCAGCGCGCGTAGCAGGGGTTGCGCGGCTTCGAGCAGCGGGTTCTGTGCCGCCTTGACGGCGGCCAGGCGCTTCTGCGTCGAGGGTTCGGGCGCGAGCTGCACGATTGGCGGCAGATCACTCAACAGGCTATCGACCGGCTGACTGTTTTCGTTCGTTTGCCGCGTCGATCCACTGCTTGCCTGTGATTCATCTGTGGAATTTTCGTTTTTGGGCATGGGAATCGAGGACCTCTAAATGACTGGATTGAACGAGCTAAAGGAATTGAAGCCGGGGTGACGCGATGAGCGCACCTGGACTCCCTCCCCTATCTCTCCGTTGATGCGTGCATTGATCGATTGCATGTTCTCAAGCTCTCAATGTAGAGATCAGCCTCGCTCCGCACTCTGTCAAATCGCCTTCGTAGGCAATCGTCTTGCCCATGTGCTTACGCCCAACGCGAAGGGTCAGGATCCTGAAACTGCCCTTGCACTTGGGGAACCAGGTCATGCAGTCTTCAGCGGCCACAGCAATGCCCTGCACGATGAAGTCGAGCGCCGTGATCACATTGCCATGGTGGTCGGTCGGGTCGCCCAGACGTACCACCCGGCGGTTATCAGCGTCACGCATGTGCGATGGCCTCGAGGTTCGGGGCGGTGCCGTACAAAGGAACCAGCCCGTTGTCGATAGTCCCCTGCGCCGGTTCGCCGGGCTTGACGAAGCCAGAGTCGAATACCCGCTTTGTCGGTTCGTCGCTCATGCCGTCCTCCTCTGGTCCTGGCCCTGCTGCATGTTCTCGGGCAGAAGGGCATTGAGCCGGTCATCGCTTCCCGCATAACTTCCGCGCCAGCGCACATAGCCCTGGCCCTCCGCCGCGCGGTGCGCAACCTTAGCGGTGAACTCCCGACTGTCCTCGTAGAACCTGGCGATGAAGCCGGCATAAGAGTCGTGCACCCAGTCGTCAAAGAAGGAACCCACAGCGCTTTTCACCTCCAATGTCTTCATGTCCTTGAAGATCTCGGAGGCATGCGAATGAAAGGCTTTGCGCTCCTCCTCATGGGCGGTCCAATCCACAGTTGGTGAAGGGTTTGACAGCAAGCGAATTTGATTCTTGAAAATTGCCTGGCCCTTGAGATAAAACCGATAGCCCGCCTCATCGAGCGACTTCGCCCGAACCACACTGCTCAGCTTCTCGAAGCCATCGCTCTTGTTGATCTGGTAGCGCCAGGCCAGATAACGCAGGCCATGCTGGCGCAATGCCTCGAAGGTTTCCACACCCGCGGGCACGTCGCAAAGCTCGAAATATTGCTGTACGGACTGGCGCACCATGGCAAGGCGATCCAGGCCGAAGCGTGCAGGCAGGCCCGCGTCTTTTGCGATCTCCGAGTTCAGATCGATCCATGGCACCGACTCATGCGCTTCAC of the Rhodoferax koreense genome contains:
- a CDS encoding PAAR domain-containing protein; this translates as MRDADNRRVVRLGDPTDHHGNVITALDFIVQGIAVAAEDCMTWFPKCKGSFRILTLRVGRKHMGKTIAYEGDLTECGARLISTLRA